In Methylotenera versatilis 79, the DNA window TGCAAGACGACGGCTAATCGCAGCGCCTATTCCGCCGCTACCACCTGTGACTAAAGCTCTTTTCATACTTTAACTTTCTGCCTGAATTAATGTGTTAAGTACCCGTAATGCCTGCAAGACTATCCGCATTTAATACCACCGTGGCACGTCCTTCTAGCAATACTTTGTTATTTGCAGACACGGTAAATTGATACAGCATATTGCTTTCACTCGCCATCACACAAACGGCGGTAAGAATTAAATCCTCTTTAATATCGTCCAGACGTGTGGCGGACATAGTGATGCCACGCACGCTGACCAAATAGCCAACTTTGGGTCTTTCGTTATTAGCGGGAGAAAGCTTATTAATGGATGCCAATAATGAACCATGTACAGCCATCGCTTGTGCGGCATATTCAATACCGCATGCAATACCGAGTTTATCGTGAGCGCGTAACGGATTGTCTAGCGCGCGGTGGCTGTCGGCAAGACAAACGATTTTGTCTGTATCCCACGTCTGTACATTTTTTAATAAACACATGCTGCCCTGATGTGGAATATGGTCAGCAATCCAGTCATGGTCTAACTCTTGGTTTAACATGCACTAACCTCAACCGCTAAGCGCGTATCATCCAGATAATCCAATACCACGCGACGATTTGTTTGTTGACTGAATTGTGGATTGCTCAGTTGAGCAATTGCCTGCAACAAAGGCAGGCCGCGTGCGGCGGGAATCGCTAATCGTAACGTTTCCAATGCGATATCATCGAATTGATCAGCCTCGTCATGCGTGATACTGACTTTAATTTGAGCAATTGTTTTTGTACTTTTTTCTGGCGTAATGACTAATGCGATGCCGCAATTGTCTGGAATCGGTCTATTTGTAAACATCGGTTCAGGATATGGCGTATCACTTGACATTAAAATACAGCGCGTTTTATCGACCACCACTTGGGTTAAGGTGTCTAACAAGCCAGCGCCAAAACTGGCATCAAACGCACAAAGCACCGATGAAGTCGCCATGGTTTCAGTGGCAATACTCCAGTAACCCGCGGCAGCGTTATGTACAGAGTTATGAAAACGCGTGGGTGAAATCTGCCGGTCTTCTGATGCCAGCATTTCGCAAATAGTATGGCAATTTATGCCATCACCATTAGAAAACGAAAATACGCTGGGTAGATTTTCTGATTGCAAACCAGCGCTGGCGATTGCCTCAAGTGAAGTCGCCAGTGTTAATTTGACGATATCGCTGGCGCGCCTACGT includes these proteins:
- a CDS encoding beta-ketoacyl synthase chain length factor; translated protein: MTTQLTAYIEGIGLLGPGFTNWQSGRDILSGSQAYQSAKTIIPAPELLPAAERRRASDIVKLTLATSLEAIASAGLQSENLPSVFSFSNGDGINCHTICEMLASEDRQISPTRFHNSVHNAAAGYWSIATETMATSSVLCAFDASFGAGLLDTLTQVVVDKTRCILMSSDTPYPEPMFTNRPIPDNCGIALVITPEKSTKTIAQIKVSITHDEADQFDDIALETLRLAIPAARGLPLLQAIAQLSNPQFSQQTNRRVVLDYLDDTRLAVEVSAC